The nucleotide sequence TGGTGCTCTAACGCATGCTCTATGCCTGGCCATAAATCGCGGCTAGGTTTGATCTCTGACTGCAAATTATCGATTTGCTTTTGTAGTTCGGCATCTGTCATTGATTTATTCATACTACAACCACTCTTTAAGTAAGTTACGCGCTCGATGATAATGTGATTTGCTTGAGCCTACCGCCATATTCAACATGGTCGCTATTTCCTCATGGCGATATCCTTCCACCGCAAATAATACAAAAACTAATCGAGCTTTCTCTGGTAACCGTAAAATCATTTTATCCATATCAGAAAGATCTGAAATTTCGTTACCCGCTTGTTCCGCCTGTGGCTGCTCTTCAATACTAAACACTTTTTGCAGCCAATTTTTTTGCTTACGAATATGAGTTAATACCGTATTGGTTGCCACGGAATGCAACCAGGTAGAAAATTTTGCATCACCACGGAAATTGTCCATTTTCAGCCACACTTGTACGAACACCTCTTGGGCGACGTCTTCTGCTTGGTCGGCGCTTGATAGCATGCGATAACATAGTGCATAAACACGACCAATATGTAGTTGGTATAAGTGATTAAACGCCTGTCTATCGCCCTGCTTCGCCTGCAAGATCCATTCGAGCTCTTGCTTTTCGGCGAATACCTGTTTGGCATCGATGACTGAACTTTGTGCTGACAATTTTATTTCCAGTTTTTAGTTATTCTGTAAGCTTGTTAAATAAGATGCGAAAACTTTTGAAAAGGTTTAAAAAAAATTAAATTTATTTTTCGCACACTAAGATTGTTGTTATTGATTTAAATATACAACATTAATCAACGACTTATTTAAATTTATCAGAAATTAGAAACACTAGAGTTTATTTAGAAAGGAAAACTACTTATGAGAAGGCTCAGTCGATTGACAAACTTTTAAGTTATAAACCACTAAAAAGCCAATTAACAGCAGCACAATTGTCGCGATTTGGCCATATACGTTAGGCAACATGATTACTGAACTGCCGCCAAAAACAATAATACTTAGCATCGCGATACGTTTCGCTTTTAGAGGTATACAGCGACGATGATGCCAGTTATGTAGGATTGGACCAAATAGTTTATTGTTTAGCAGCCATTGATGGCAGCGTTTTGATGATTTAGCAAAACAAGCCGCTGCGACTAATAAAAATGGCGTGGTCGGTAATACCGGTAAGACGACGCCAGCAAGTGCCAGCGCGACGAAACCAAAACCAACCGCGATAAGAAGGTAGCGCTTCATTACTCAGCTGCTGGTTTAGCCCAAGGATCACCGTCGTGATACTTAACTTGCATACCTTTTAAGAAGTTACGCAGAAATTGATCCTTACACTGTCGAAAGTTTTTGTGGGCAGGCTTTCTAAAAAACGCACTTAATTCTGACTTGCCTATGCGAACATCGGCTAGTTCCATAATGTTTATCATATCGACGTCATTAAGGTTTAATGCGATTTTAAGCTTACGTAGTATAATGTTGTTATTTAAATTTGACTCAGGTTTTGCTTGAGGACCGTCCTTTTTGCCGCGATTTTTGTTGATAAATCCGTTTAAAAAGATGGCTAAATTAGTATCCGTTAAGTTAACGTATTTCTCATCCTCTTCTTTTCGCATCCAGTGATGATATTGTTCAATATCAACGGTCAAATCCGCTTCAGCAAAAATACTAAGCATGTGTGAATCGCCATAATTAAAGATGTAGCGGATGCGGCGTAAAATATCGTTATTGGTCATTACAATGCCTATAGTACTTGTTTTATTTCGATCATAGCTTCGCGGCTATGACCAGTCGTGGCAAGCGCATCAAGATACTCCTGCCATAGACGAGCTTTATTGTGGGCGAATTCTTCTAGGATCTGTGCGCTGTAGATAGCATTATGCGTATCATCAAAGTGCAATCGAAAACCATGTTTAGCAACCG is from Thalassotalea crassostreae and encodes:
- a CDS encoding DUF1456 family protein, yielding MTNNDILRRIRYIFNYGDSHMLSIFAEADLTVDIEQYHHWMRKEEDEKYVNLTDTNLAIFLNGFINKNRGKKDGPQAKPESNLNNNIILRKLKIALNLNDVDMINIMELADVRIGKSELSAFFRKPAHKNFRQCKDQFLRNFLKGMQVKYHDGDPWAKPAAE
- a CDS encoding YbaN family protein; the encoded protein is MKRYLLIAVGFGFVALALAGVVLPVLPTTPFLLVAAACFAKSSKRCHQWLLNNKLFGPILHNWHHRRCIPLKAKRIAMLSIIVFGGSSVIMLPNVYGQIATIVLLLIGFLVVYNLKVCQSTEPSHK
- a CDS encoding RNA polymerase sigma factor; its protein translation is MSAQSSVIDAKQVFAEKQELEWILQAKQGDRQAFNHLYQLHIGRVYALCYRMLSSADQAEDVAQEVFVQVWLKMDNFRGDAKFSTWLHSVATNTVLTHIRKQKNWLQKVFSIEEQPQAEQAGNEISDLSDMDKMILRLPEKARLVFVLFAVEGYRHEEIATMLNMAVGSSKSHYHRARNLLKEWL